Proteins from a single region of Sylvia atricapilla isolate bSylAtr1 chromosome 7, bSylAtr1.pri, whole genome shotgun sequence:
- the LRRFIP1 gene encoding leucine-rich repeat flightless-interacting protein 1 isoform X3: MGTPGAGRKRLPNRERLTAEDDALNQIAREAEARLAAKRAARAEAREIRMKELERQQKEIYQVQKKYYGLDTKWGDIEQWMEDSERYSRRARRNASASDEDERMSVGSRGSLRSHLEYASTYPVAGLESERTKKKNYSKATNGYEEDVYGSSQSRKSSRASYYSDLGLPSNSYASTSQLSSQNGNWPSLLYSDALPARSYRASVYEESVYSGSRRYSAPSSRAPSEYSCYLGSGSRASSRASSARASPVIEERPEKDFEKGARTVSSLSAATLASLGGTSSRRGSGDTSISADTEASIREIKDSLAEVEEKYKKAMVSNAQLDNEKTNFMYQVDTLKDALLELEEQLAESRRQYEEKSKEFEREKHAHSILQFQFMEIKEALKQREEMLAEIQQLQQKQQSYVREISDLQETIEWKDKKIGALERQKDFFDSIRSERDDLRDEVVVLKEQLKKHGIIPDSDIATNGETTDILDNEGHLDSSRTVPGTTQALKTGGEGMLGKANEVEMKNEILEDVGKREILQNTEREEHKEESEEEEVETLHAAENVKAEQMVEERDALRTVMVPESRFAEQAQSLTEPVSGSTSSNSDSDTGGLRKVTESRGTAVQQPESTEAELRDLSVRTNENLELGSLQGHQILETPQEIFCDSGTEQELGEAAPSQEEQEDLKTSHALSDNEMDEGSDSASESSELVSSQGGLPEGEVVSLLREEGNVESSTPEELQHSEESAENKVANILEEKFVDCTDGRSDKTAGDRAGEEDEGGNTVQGQPKETECVGLEGTEPRERDVPGEPLEKEGGEHQASLQPASSEDSPSASPEEPSNQGKTEDETARAENDGQKEELMEELEKCPGSAETGEQGVVSVEAGDCIPEGKGSELQDAQPGTEVVREATTQETHVDPSLLDDEIKESELETGDEAGESQESRTEWVEDLNPKVEAQTSQCSEDTAGGTEGEENVPLEEGEVQKVVEQVEGQSKEESSVGVAVTTGNKASKETLKENEQEVELADHPGGKFASEEGANNALAQKSLQNDISGQVKLEEGGNNFPAQKPVQDENISVEVKLEEGVNNSLVQKPVQDENISEPVKLEEGGNNSLVQEPVQDENISVQVKLEEGGNNSLAQKSVQDDNISEQVKLEEGVNNSLAQKPVQEDNISEQVKLEDQAEESLEDDGDAFDFDEESNQILESNEKCDGEKADTQGEEGDGANGAVGKTAHRDKVGEGTDKMETKDALIKGEVLQHKKDEPEETGCLQGGASGKTDGEADAEEDEIKVSGSSKVGKLQGQDVLEQDLESAFIKRAESREDLQGGRRSKGRSRDDCTIS; this comes from the exons GCTGGATTAGAGAGTGAGAGGACCAAAAAGAAGAACTACTCCAAAGCa ACCAATGGTTATGAGGAAGACGTGTATGGATCATCCCAGAGTAGAAAATCTAGCAGG GCTTCATATTACTCTGACCTGGGACTCCCCAGCAACAGCTATGCTTCCACATCTCAGCTTTCTTCCCAAAATGGAAATTGG ccctccctgctgtACAGCGATGCCCTGCCAGCCAGGAGTTACAGG GCGTCTGTGTACGAGGAGAGCGTTTACAGCGGGAGCCGGCGCTATAGTGCCCCCAGTTCCCGTGCT ccttccGAGTACAGCTGCTACCTTGGTTCGGGATCTCGGGCATCCtccagagccagctctgctcgGGCCAGTCCAGTG ATTGAGGAAAGGCCAGAAAAAGACTTTGAGAAG gGAGCACGAACTGTCTCAAGTTTATCAGCAGCTACCTTGGCTTCTCTGGGTGGGACTTCCTCACGGAGAGGCAGTGGGGACACGTCCATCTCAGCTGACACAGAGGCCTCCATCAGGGAAATCAAG GACTCTCTGGCTGAAGTTGAGGAGAAATACAAGAAGGCTATGGTGTCAAATGCTCAGCTGGACAATGAGAAAACCAATTTCATGTACCAAGTGGACACCTTGAAGGATGCACTCTTAGAGTTAGAGGAACAGCTGGCAGAATCCAGGAGGCAATatgaagagaaaagcaaa GAATTTGAGAGGGAGAAGCATGCTCATAGCATATTGCAGTTTCAGTTCATGGAAATCAAAGAGGCTttgaagcagagagaagaaatgctTGCA GAAATCCAACAGCTgcaacagaaacagcagagctATGTCAGGGAAATTTCCGATCTTCAGGAGACAATAGagtggaaagacaaaaaaataggG GCACTAGAGAGGCAGAAAGATTTCTTTGATTCCATAAGGAGTGAGCGGGATGACCTTAGAGACGAAGTGGTTGTGCTGAAGGAGCAACTGAAG AAACATGGAATAATCCCAGACTCTGATATAGCCACCAACGGGGAGACAACAGACATTCTGGATAACGAAGGACACTTGGATTCTTCCCGAACTGTTCCAGGCACCACTCAGGCATTAAAGACAGGAGGGGAGGGGATGCTAG GCAAAGCCAATGAAGTGGagatgaaaaatgagattttggaGGAtgtggggaaaagagaaatcttgCAGAATACTGAGCGTGAGGAACACAAAGAGGagtctgaggaggaggaagtaGAGACATTGCATGCTGCTGAAAATGTAAAGGCAGAACAAATGGTTGAAGAACGGGACGCCCTGCGGACGGTGATGGTACCAGAGAGTAGGTTTGCAGAGCAAGCCCAAAGCCTCACAGAACCTGTGTCAGGGAGCACTTCTTCcaacagtgacagtgacacaggtgGCTTGAGAAAGGTCACAGAGTCCAGGGGCACAGCAGTCCAGCAGCCTGAGAGTACAGAGGCTGAACTCCGTGACCTGAGTGTAAGGACAAATGAGAACTTGGAGCTGGGCTCTCTGCAAGGCCACCAGATTCTTGAGACTCCTCAGGAAATCTTTTGTGACTCAGGtacagagcaggagctgggagaagctgcACCCAGCCAGGAGGAACAAGAGGATCTTAAAACCAGCCATGCCCTGAGTGATAATGAAATGGATGAAGGATCTGACAGTGCGAGTGAGAGCAGTGAGCTGGTTTCTAGCCAGGGAGGGCTACCCGAGGGAGAAGTGGTAAGCTTGCTTAGGGAGGAGGGAAATGTGGAGAGTTCCACTCCAGAGGAACTCCAGCACTCAGAAGAAAGTGCTGAAAACAAGGTTGCAAATATCTTGGAGGAAAAGTTTGTTGACTGCACTGATGGAAGAAGTGATAAAACAGCAggtgacagagctggagaagaagaTGAGGGTGGGAACACAGTTCAGGGTCAGCCTAAGGAAACTGAGTGTGTGGGtttggaggggacagagccacgTGAAAGGGATGTCCCAGGAGAGCCACTTGAAAAGGAAGGTGGAGAACACCAGGCATCCCTCCAACCAGCTTCTTCAGAGGACAGTCCTTCAGCATCCCCAGAAGAACCAAGTAATCAAGGTAAAACTGAAGATGAAACAGCTAGAGCTGAGAATGATGGACAGAAGGAAGAATTGATGGAAGAGCTGGAGAAGTGTCCGGGTTCTGCTGAAACAGGCGAGCAAGGTGTGGTGTCTGTGGAGGCAGGAGACTGCATCCCCGAGGGAAAGGGAAGTGAGCTGCAGGACGCACAGCCAGGAACAGAGGTTGTGAGAGAGGCGACCACTCAGGAAACCCATGTAGACCCGAGCCTTTTAGATGATGAAATTAAGGAGTCAGAATTGGAAACAGGGGATGAGGCTGGGGAAAGCCAGGAAAGTAGGACAGAATGGGTAGAAGATTTGAATCCAAAAGTAGAGGCTCAAACAAGTCAGTGCAGTGAAGACACAGCAGGTGGtacagaaggagaggaaaatgttcCTTTAGAAGAGGGTGAAGTGCAGAAGGTGGTTGAACAAGTAGAAGGTCAGTCTAAAGAGGAGTCAAGTGTAGGTGTGGCTGTAACTACTGGAAACAAAGCCAGtaaagaaacactgaaagaaaatgagcaaGAGGTAGAGCTTGCAGACCACCCTGGTGGGAAATTTGCTTCTGAGGAAGGTGCAAATAATGCCCTGGCACAGAAGTCTCTGCAGAATGACATTAGCGGACAAGTTAAACTGGAGGAAGGTGGAAATAATTTCCCGGCACAGAAACCTGTGCAGGATGAAAACATTAGTGTGGAAGTTAAATTGGAGGAAGGTGTAAATAATTCCCTGGTACAGAAACCTGTGCAGGATGAAAACATTAGTGAACCAGTTAAACTGGAGGAAGGTGGAAATAATTCCCTGGTACAGGAACCTGTGCAGGATGAAAACATTAGTGTGCAAGTTAAATTGGAGGAAGGTGGAAATAATTCCCTGGCACAGAAGTCAGTGCAGGATGACAATATTAGTGAGCAAGTTAAACTGGAGGAAGGTGTAAATAATTCCCTGGCACAGAAACCTGTGCAGGAAGACAACATTAGTGAACAAGTGAAATTGGAGGACCAAGCAGAGGAAAGCCTGGAAGATGATGGTGATGCATTTGATTTTGATGAAGAGTCAAATCAAATACTAGAATCTAATGAAAAATGTGATGGAGAGAAAGCTGAtacacagggagaggagggtgaTGGAGCAAATGGTGCTGTTGGAAAAACTGCCCACAGGGACAAAGTTGGAGAGGGAACAGACAAAATGGAAACCAAAGATGCCTTGATCAAAGGTGAAGTCCTGCAGCATAAAAAAGATGAGCCTGAAGAAACAGGGTGCTTGCAAGGGGGAGCATCAGGGAAAACTGATGGGGAGGCTGATGCAGAGGAAGATGAAATCAAAGTATCAGGTTCTAGTAAAGTGGGAAAATTACAGGGCCAGGATGTTTTGGAACAGGATTTGGAAAGTGCTTTCATTAAGAGGGCTGAAAGCAGGGAGGATCTGCAGGGTGGTAGAAGGAGTAAGGGTAGATCCAGAGATGACTGTACAATCTCCTGA
- the LRRFIP1 gene encoding leucine-rich repeat flightless-interacting protein 1 isoform X4: MGTPGAGRKRLPNRERLTAEDDALNQIAREAEARLAAKRAARAEAREIRMKELERQQKEIYQVQKKYYGLDTKWGDIEQWMEDSERYSRRARRNASASDEDERMSVGSRGSLRSHLEYASTYPVAGLESERTKKKNYSKATNGYEEDVYGSSQSRKSSRASYYSDLGLPSNSYASTSQLSSQNGNWPSEYSCYLGSGSRASSRASSARASPVIEERPEKDFEKGARTVSSLSAATLASLGGTSSRRGSGDTSISADTEASIREIKDIYELKDQIQDVEGKYMQGLKELKDSLAEVEEKYKKAMVSNAQLDNEKTNFMYQVDTLKDALLELEEQLAESRRQYEEKSKEFEREKHAHSILQFQFMEIKEALKQREEMLAEIQQLQQKQQSYVREISDLQETIEWKDKKIGALERQKDFFDSIRSERDDLRDEVVVLKEQLKKHGIIPDSDIATNGETTDILDNEGHLDSSRTVPGTTQALKTGGEGMLGKANEVEMKNEILEDVGKREILQNTEREEHKEESEEEEVETLHAAENVKAEQMVEERDALRTVMVPESRFAEQAQSLTEPVSGSTSSNSDSDTGGLRKVTESRGTAVQQPESTEAELRDLSVRTNENLELGSLQGHQILETPQEIFCDSGTEQELGEAAPSQEEQEDLKTSHALSDNEMDEGSDSASESSELVSSQGGLPEGEVVSLLREEGNVESSTPEELQHSEESAENKVANILEEKFVDCTDGRSDKTAGDRAGEEDEGGNTVQGQPKETECVGLEGTEPRERDVPGEPLEKEGGEHQASLQPASSEDSPSASPEEPSNQGKTEDETARAENDGQKEELMEELEKCPGSAETGEQGVVSVEAGDCIPEGKGSELQDAQPGTEVVREATTQETHVDPSLLDDEIKESELETGDEAGESQESRTEWVEDLNPKVEAQTSQCSEDTAGGTEGEENVPLEEGEVQKVVEQVEGQSKEESSVGVAVTTGNKASKETLKENEQEVELADHPGGKFASEEGANNALAQKSLQNDISGQVKLEEGGNNFPAQKPVQDENISVEVKLEEGVNNSLVQKPVQDENISEPVKLEEGGNNSLVQEPVQDENISVQVKLEEGGNNSLAQKSVQDDNISEQVKLEEGVNNSLAQKPVQEDNISEQVKLEDQAEESLEDDGDAFDFDEESNQILESNEKCDGEKADTQGEEGDGANGAVGKTAHRDKVGEGTDKMETKDALIKGEVLQHKKDEPEETGCLQGGASGKTDGEADAEEDEIKVSGSSKVGKLQGQDVLEQDLESAFIKRAESREDLQGGRRSKGRSRDDCTIS; the protein is encoded by the exons GCTGGATTAGAGAGTGAGAGGACCAAAAAGAAGAACTACTCCAAAGCa ACCAATGGTTATGAGGAAGACGTGTATGGATCATCCCAGAGTAGAAAATCTAGCAGG GCTTCATATTACTCTGACCTGGGACTCCCCAGCAACAGCTATGCTTCCACATCTCAGCTTTCTTCCCAAAATGGAAATTGG ccttccGAGTACAGCTGCTACCTTGGTTCGGGATCTCGGGCATCCtccagagccagctctgctcgGGCCAGTCCAGTG ATTGAGGAAAGGCCAGAAAAAGACTTTGAGAAG gGAGCACGAACTGTCTCAAGTTTATCAGCAGCTACCTTGGCTTCTCTGGGTGGGACTTCCTCACGGAGAGGCAGTGGGGACACGTCCATCTCAGCTGACACAGAGGCCTCCATCAGGGAAATCAAG GACATCTATGAGTTAAAGGACCAGATTCAGGATGTAGAAGGCAAATACATGCAGGGGCTGAAAGAACTGAAG GACTCTCTGGCTGAAGTTGAGGAGAAATACAAGAAGGCTATGGTGTCAAATGCTCAGCTGGACAATGAGAAAACCAATTTCATGTACCAAGTGGACACCTTGAAGGATGCACTCTTAGAGTTAGAGGAACAGCTGGCAGAATCCAGGAGGCAATatgaagagaaaagcaaa GAATTTGAGAGGGAGAAGCATGCTCATAGCATATTGCAGTTTCAGTTCATGGAAATCAAAGAGGCTttgaagcagagagaagaaatgctTGCA GAAATCCAACAGCTgcaacagaaacagcagagctATGTCAGGGAAATTTCCGATCTTCAGGAGACAATAGagtggaaagacaaaaaaataggG GCACTAGAGAGGCAGAAAGATTTCTTTGATTCCATAAGGAGTGAGCGGGATGACCTTAGAGACGAAGTGGTTGTGCTGAAGGAGCAACTGAAG AAACATGGAATAATCCCAGACTCTGATATAGCCACCAACGGGGAGACAACAGACATTCTGGATAACGAAGGACACTTGGATTCTTCCCGAACTGTTCCAGGCACCACTCAGGCATTAAAGACAGGAGGGGAGGGGATGCTAG GCAAAGCCAATGAAGTGGagatgaaaaatgagattttggaGGAtgtggggaaaagagaaatcttgCAGAATACTGAGCGTGAGGAACACAAAGAGGagtctgaggaggaggaagtaGAGACATTGCATGCTGCTGAAAATGTAAAGGCAGAACAAATGGTTGAAGAACGGGACGCCCTGCGGACGGTGATGGTACCAGAGAGTAGGTTTGCAGAGCAAGCCCAAAGCCTCACAGAACCTGTGTCAGGGAGCACTTCTTCcaacagtgacagtgacacaggtgGCTTGAGAAAGGTCACAGAGTCCAGGGGCACAGCAGTCCAGCAGCCTGAGAGTACAGAGGCTGAACTCCGTGACCTGAGTGTAAGGACAAATGAGAACTTGGAGCTGGGCTCTCTGCAAGGCCACCAGATTCTTGAGACTCCTCAGGAAATCTTTTGTGACTCAGGtacagagcaggagctgggagaagctgcACCCAGCCAGGAGGAACAAGAGGATCTTAAAACCAGCCATGCCCTGAGTGATAATGAAATGGATGAAGGATCTGACAGTGCGAGTGAGAGCAGTGAGCTGGTTTCTAGCCAGGGAGGGCTACCCGAGGGAGAAGTGGTAAGCTTGCTTAGGGAGGAGGGAAATGTGGAGAGTTCCACTCCAGAGGAACTCCAGCACTCAGAAGAAAGTGCTGAAAACAAGGTTGCAAATATCTTGGAGGAAAAGTTTGTTGACTGCACTGATGGAAGAAGTGATAAAACAGCAggtgacagagctggagaagaagaTGAGGGTGGGAACACAGTTCAGGGTCAGCCTAAGGAAACTGAGTGTGTGGGtttggaggggacagagccacgTGAAAGGGATGTCCCAGGAGAGCCACTTGAAAAGGAAGGTGGAGAACACCAGGCATCCCTCCAACCAGCTTCTTCAGAGGACAGTCCTTCAGCATCCCCAGAAGAACCAAGTAATCAAGGTAAAACTGAAGATGAAACAGCTAGAGCTGAGAATGATGGACAGAAGGAAGAATTGATGGAAGAGCTGGAGAAGTGTCCGGGTTCTGCTGAAACAGGCGAGCAAGGTGTGGTGTCTGTGGAGGCAGGAGACTGCATCCCCGAGGGAAAGGGAAGTGAGCTGCAGGACGCACAGCCAGGAACAGAGGTTGTGAGAGAGGCGACCACTCAGGAAACCCATGTAGACCCGAGCCTTTTAGATGATGAAATTAAGGAGTCAGAATTGGAAACAGGGGATGAGGCTGGGGAAAGCCAGGAAAGTAGGACAGAATGGGTAGAAGATTTGAATCCAAAAGTAGAGGCTCAAACAAGTCAGTGCAGTGAAGACACAGCAGGTGGtacagaaggagaggaaaatgttcCTTTAGAAGAGGGTGAAGTGCAGAAGGTGGTTGAACAAGTAGAAGGTCAGTCTAAAGAGGAGTCAAGTGTAGGTGTGGCTGTAACTACTGGAAACAAAGCCAGtaaagaaacactgaaagaaaatgagcaaGAGGTAGAGCTTGCAGACCACCCTGGTGGGAAATTTGCTTCTGAGGAAGGTGCAAATAATGCCCTGGCACAGAAGTCTCTGCAGAATGACATTAGCGGACAAGTTAAACTGGAGGAAGGTGGAAATAATTTCCCGGCACAGAAACCTGTGCAGGATGAAAACATTAGTGTGGAAGTTAAATTGGAGGAAGGTGTAAATAATTCCCTGGTACAGAAACCTGTGCAGGATGAAAACATTAGTGAACCAGTTAAACTGGAGGAAGGTGGAAATAATTCCCTGGTACAGGAACCTGTGCAGGATGAAAACATTAGTGTGCAAGTTAAATTGGAGGAAGGTGGAAATAATTCCCTGGCACAGAAGTCAGTGCAGGATGACAATATTAGTGAGCAAGTTAAACTGGAGGAAGGTGTAAATAATTCCCTGGCACAGAAACCTGTGCAGGAAGACAACATTAGTGAACAAGTGAAATTGGAGGACCAAGCAGAGGAAAGCCTGGAAGATGATGGTGATGCATTTGATTTTGATGAAGAGTCAAATCAAATACTAGAATCTAATGAAAAATGTGATGGAGAGAAAGCTGAtacacagggagaggagggtgaTGGAGCAAATGGTGCTGTTGGAAAAACTGCCCACAGGGACAAAGTTGGAGAGGGAACAGACAAAATGGAAACCAAAGATGCCTTGATCAAAGGTGAAGTCCTGCAGCATAAAAAAGATGAGCCTGAAGAAACAGGGTGCTTGCAAGGGGGAGCATCAGGGAAAACTGATGGGGAGGCTGATGCAGAGGAAGATGAAATCAAAGTATCAGGTTCTAGTAAAGTGGGAAAATTACAGGGCCAGGATGTTTTGGAACAGGATTTGGAAAGTGCTTTCATTAAGAGGGCTGAAAGCAGGGAGGATCTGCAGGGTGGTAGAAGGAGTAAGGGTAGATCCAGAGATGACTGTACAATCTCCTGA
- the LRRFIP1 gene encoding leucine-rich repeat flightless-interacting protein 1 isoform X5: MGTPGAGRKRLPNRERLTAEDDALNQIAREAEARLAAKRAARAEAREIRMKELERQQKEIYQVQKKYYGLDTKWGDIEQWMEDSERYSRRARRNASASDEDERMSVGSRGSLRSHLEYASTYPVAGLESERTKKKNYSKATNGYEEDVYGSSQSRKSSRASYYSDLGLPSNSYASTSQLSSQNGNWPSLLYSDALPARSYRASVYEESVYSGSRRYSAPSSRAPSEYSCYLGSGSRASSRASSARASPVIEERPEKDFEKGARTVSSLSAATLASLGGTSSRRGSGDTSISADTEASIREIKDIYELKDQIQDVEGKYMQGLKELKDSLAEVEEKYKKAMVSNAQLDNEKTNFMYQVDTLKDALLELEEQLAESRRQYEEKSKEFEREKHAHSILQFQFMEIKEALKQREEMLAKHGIIPDSDIATNGETTDILDNEGHLDSSRTVPGTTQALKTGGEGMLGKANEVEMKNEILEDVGKREILQNTEREEHKEESEEEEVETLHAAENVKAEQMVEERDALRTVMVPESRFAEQAQSLTEPVSGSTSSNSDSDTGGLRKVTESRGTAVQQPESTEAELRDLSVRTNENLELGSLQGHQILETPQEIFCDSGTEQELGEAAPSQEEQEDLKTSHALSDNEMDEGSDSASESSELVSSQGGLPEGEVVSLLREEGNVESSTPEELQHSEESAENKVANILEEKFVDCTDGRSDKTAGDRAGEEDEGGNTVQGQPKETECVGLEGTEPRERDVPGEPLEKEGGEHQASLQPASSEDSPSASPEEPSNQGKTEDETARAENDGQKEELMEELEKCPGSAETGEQGVVSVEAGDCIPEGKGSELQDAQPGTEVVREATTQETHVDPSLLDDEIKESELETGDEAGESQESRTEWVEDLNPKVEAQTSQCSEDTAGGTEGEENVPLEEGEVQKVVEQVEGQSKEESSVGVAVTTGNKASKETLKENEQEVELADHPGGKFASEEGANNALAQKSLQNDISGQVKLEEGGNNFPAQKPVQDENISVEVKLEEGVNNSLVQKPVQDENISEPVKLEEGGNNSLVQEPVQDENISVQVKLEEGGNNSLAQKSVQDDNISEQVKLEEGVNNSLAQKPVQEDNISEQVKLEDQAEESLEDDGDAFDFDEESNQILESNEKCDGEKADTQGEEGDGANGAVGKTAHRDKVGEGTDKMETKDALIKGEVLQHKKDEPEETGCLQGGASGKTDGEADAEEDEIKVSGSSKVGKLQGQDVLEQDLESAFIKRAESREDLQGGRRSKGRSRDDCTIS, encoded by the exons GCTGGATTAGAGAGTGAGAGGACCAAAAAGAAGAACTACTCCAAAGCa ACCAATGGTTATGAGGAAGACGTGTATGGATCATCCCAGAGTAGAAAATCTAGCAGG GCTTCATATTACTCTGACCTGGGACTCCCCAGCAACAGCTATGCTTCCACATCTCAGCTTTCTTCCCAAAATGGAAATTGG ccctccctgctgtACAGCGATGCCCTGCCAGCCAGGAGTTACAGG GCGTCTGTGTACGAGGAGAGCGTTTACAGCGGGAGCCGGCGCTATAGTGCCCCCAGTTCCCGTGCT ccttccGAGTACAGCTGCTACCTTGGTTCGGGATCTCGGGCATCCtccagagccagctctgctcgGGCCAGTCCAGTG ATTGAGGAAAGGCCAGAAAAAGACTTTGAGAAG gGAGCACGAACTGTCTCAAGTTTATCAGCAGCTACCTTGGCTTCTCTGGGTGGGACTTCCTCACGGAGAGGCAGTGGGGACACGTCCATCTCAGCTGACACAGAGGCCTCCATCAGGGAAATCAAG GACATCTATGAGTTAAAGGACCAGATTCAGGATGTAGAAGGCAAATACATGCAGGGGCTGAAAGAACTGAAG GACTCTCTGGCTGAAGTTGAGGAGAAATACAAGAAGGCTATGGTGTCAAATGCTCAGCTGGACAATGAGAAAACCAATTTCATGTACCAAGTGGACACCTTGAAGGATGCACTCTTAGAGTTAGAGGAACAGCTGGCAGAATCCAGGAGGCAATatgaagagaaaagcaaa GAATTTGAGAGGGAGAAGCATGCTCATAGCATATTGCAGTTTCAGTTCATGGAAATCAAAGAGGCTttgaagcagagagaagaaatgctTGCA AAACATGGAATAATCCCAGACTCTGATATAGCCACCAACGGGGAGACAACAGACATTCTGGATAACGAAGGACACTTGGATTCTTCCCGAACTGTTCCAGGCACCACTCAGGCATTAAAGACAGGAGGGGAGGGGATGCTAG GCAAAGCCAATGAAGTGGagatgaaaaatgagattttggaGGAtgtggggaaaagagaaatcttgCAGAATACTGAGCGTGAGGAACACAAAGAGGagtctgaggaggaggaagtaGAGACATTGCATGCTGCTGAAAATGTAAAGGCAGAACAAATGGTTGAAGAACGGGACGCCCTGCGGACGGTGATGGTACCAGAGAGTAGGTTTGCAGAGCAAGCCCAAAGCCTCACAGAACCTGTGTCAGGGAGCACTTCTTCcaacagtgacagtgacacaggtgGCTTGAGAAAGGTCACAGAGTCCAGGGGCACAGCAGTCCAGCAGCCTGAGAGTACAGAGGCTGAACTCCGTGACCTGAGTGTAAGGACAAATGAGAACTTGGAGCTGGGCTCTCTGCAAGGCCACCAGATTCTTGAGACTCCTCAGGAAATCTTTTGTGACTCAGGtacagagcaggagctgggagaagctgcACCCAGCCAGGAGGAACAAGAGGATCTTAAAACCAGCCATGCCCTGAGTGATAATGAAATGGATGAAGGATCTGACAGTGCGAGTGAGAGCAGTGAGCTGGTTTCTAGCCAGGGAGGGCTACCCGAGGGAGAAGTGGTAAGCTTGCTTAGGGAGGAGGGAAATGTGGAGAGTTCCACTCCAGAGGAACTCCAGCACTCAGAAGAAAGTGCTGAAAACAAGGTTGCAAATATCTTGGAGGAAAAGTTTGTTGACTGCACTGATGGAAGAAGTGATAAAACAGCAggtgacagagctggagaagaagaTGAGGGTGGGAACACAGTTCAGGGTCAGCCTAAGGAAACTGAGTGTGTGGGtttggaggggacagagccacgTGAAAGGGATGTCCCAGGAGAGCCACTTGAAAAGGAAGGTGGAGAACACCAGGCATCCCTCCAACCAGCTTCTTCAGAGGACAGTCCTTCAGCATCCCCAGAAGAACCAAGTAATCAAGGTAAAACTGAAGATGAAACAGCTAGAGCTGAGAATGATGGACAGAAGGAAGAATTGATGGAAGAGCTGGAGAAGTGTCCGGGTTCTGCTGAAACAGGCGAGCAAGGTGTGGTGTCTGTGGAGGCAGGAGACTGCATCCCCGAGGGAAAGGGAAGTGAGCTGCAGGACGCACAGCCAGGAACAGAGGTTGTGAGAGAGGCGACCACTCAGGAAACCCATGTAGACCCGAGCCTTTTAGATGATGAAATTAAGGAGTCAGAATTGGAAACAGGGGATGAGGCTGGGGAAAGCCAGGAAAGTAGGACAGAATGGGTAGAAGATTTGAATCCAAAAGTAGAGGCTCAAACAAGTCAGTGCAGTGAAGACACAGCAGGTGGtacagaaggagaggaaaatgttcCTTTAGAAGAGGGTGAAGTGCAGAAGGTGGTTGAACAAGTAGAAGGTCAGTCTAAAGAGGAGTCAAGTGTAGGTGTGGCTGTAACTACTGGAAACAAAGCCAGtaaagaaacactgaaagaaaatgagcaaGAGGTAGAGCTTGCAGACCACCCTGGTGGGAAATTTGCTTCTGAGGAAGGTGCAAATAATGCCCTGGCACAGAAGTCTCTGCAGAATGACATTAGCGGACAAGTTAAACTGGAGGAAGGTGGAAATAATTTCCCGGCACAGAAACCTGTGCAGGATGAAAACATTAGTGTGGAAGTTAAATTGGAGGAAGGTGTAAATAATTCCCTGGTACAGAAACCTGTGCAGGATGAAAACATTAGTGAACCAGTTAAACTGGAGGAAGGTGGAAATAATTCCCTGGTACAGGAACCTGTGCAGGATGAAAACATTAGTGTGCAAGTTAAATTGGAGGAAGGTGGAAATAATTCCCTGGCACAGAAGTCAGTGCAGGATGACAATATTAGTGAGCAAGTTAAACTGGAGGAAGGTGTAAATAATTCCCTGGCACAGAAACCTGTGCAGGAAGACAACATTAGTGAACAAGTGAAATTGGAGGACCAAGCAGAGGAAAGCCTGGAAGATGATGGTGATGCATTTGATTTTGATGAAGAGTCAAATCAAATACTAGAATCTAATGAAAAATGTGATGGAGAGAAAGCTGAtacacagggagaggagggtgaTGGAGCAAATGGTGCTGTTGGAAAAACTGCCCACAGGGACAAAGTTGGAGAGGGAACAGACAAAATGGAAACCAAAGATGCCTTGATCAAAGGTGAAGTCCTGCAGCATAAAAAAGATGAGCCTGAAGAAACAGGGTGCTTGCAAGGGGGAGCATCAGGGAAAACTGATGGGGAGGCTGATGCAGAGGAAGATGAAATCAAAGTATCAGGTTCTAGTAAAGTGGGAAAATTACAGGGCCAGGATGTTTTGGAACAGGATTTGGAAAGTGCTTTCATTAAGAGGGCTGAAAGCAGGGAGGATCTGCAGGGTGGTAGAAGGAGTAAGGGTAGATCCAGAGATGACTGTACAATCTCCTGA